A single genomic interval of Chitinophaga sp. 180180018-3 harbors:
- a CDS encoding FecR domain-containing protein has product MQFKSDTRLLLISGFLFCSCHHAQPVKTAADTVNLKAPGISYHTWKGVTGKRTSVTLADSSTVILNSASVLEVPDNYPQGNRRVILNGEAFFDVRPRTDSFIVVSDKLTATVLGTSPDSATVFKMRSFGSQHGATAYLLSGKIRIGKSYHSPTDNQPEILERGQMILANNDIDLMEKETYHPSEQEAWLSDSLHISHTNVMAFSRMLEDWFGVDVEIKGDTGEMPVIENEIFYKASLEDVLRRIGAQQHFKYRISDNKVTITYGR; this is encoded by the coding sequence ATGCAATTTAAATCAGATACCAGACTGTTATTGATCAGCGGATTTTTATTCTGTAGCTGTCATCATGCTCAGCCTGTAAAAACCGCTGCTGATACCGTGAATCTGAAGGCGCCGGGTATTTCTTATCATACATGGAAAGGGGTTACGGGGAAACGTACCAGCGTAACACTGGCTGATAGTTCAACTGTGATATTGAATTCAGCGTCTGTACTGGAGGTGCCGGATAACTATCCGCAGGGTAACCGCCGCGTGATCCTCAATGGTGAAGCATTTTTTGACGTACGGCCACGAACTGATTCGTTCATTGTTGTTTCAGACAAGCTAACCGCCACGGTACTGGGAACTTCGCCGGATAGCGCCACTGTGTTTAAAATGAGGTCTTTTGGCAGTCAGCATGGTGCTACCGCCTATCTGCTCAGCGGAAAGATCCGCATTGGCAAATCTTACCACTCCCCTACTGATAATCAGCCTGAAATACTGGAACGGGGCCAGATGATCCTTGCCAACAACGATATAGATCTGATGGAAAAGGAAACCTATCATCCGTCGGAGCAGGAAGCGTGGCTATCAGATTCCTTACATATCAGCCATACGAACGTGATGGCCTTTTCGCGTATGCTGGAAGACTGGTTTGGCGTGGATGTGGAGATAAAGGGAGATACCGGCGAGATGCCTGTTATTGAAAACGAAATTTTTTACAAAGCCAGTCTGGAAGATGTGTTGCGCCGTATTGGTGCACAACAGCATTTCAAATACCGGATCAGCGATAATAAAGTAACTATCACTTACGGCCGCTGA
- a CDS encoding DUF4407 domain-containing protein, producing the protein MKKEEVPVAAPDGMTRFLWWLAAADTDILKECRTEKERYRIIGISVMVTWMFATLAWGYFFSTIINDDMIVVGLALFFGFAILSIDRTLIAAMSRNNGNMKVMPVIFRLVLAITIGLFISQPVVLMLFKKDIDAQLELSKQTKLDNYRAQLVKLNAGQVNGLQQSLNEGKLKIARKEADLKVYKDNYIKETDGTGGSGRIGESAIARVKKAEYLKTDEELQAMKREWDPKAQELEAKLAQMHTADSLKETVYVGTLTNGFLAQIEALNELTETHPPVKQRYRLIVFIITLIEVMPLLSKILMPKGEYDEKLAAATAQGVAAAKLETETGKELLEHYQSAGLKADKEMVDHIFETTADIRREQADALVKDWRSREDGQFQHLWQQARKLLLGKIS; encoded by the coding sequence ATGAAAAAGGAAGAAGTACCCGTTGCCGCACCCGATGGAATGACCCGCTTTCTATGGTGGCTGGCTGCCGCTGATACAGATATTCTGAAAGAATGCCGCACCGAAAAGGAACGATACCGCATTATCGGTATTTCCGTGATGGTTACCTGGATGTTTGCTACCCTCGCCTGGGGATATTTTTTCTCTACTATTATCAACGACGATATGATAGTAGTGGGCCTGGCACTCTTTTTTGGTTTTGCCATCCTCTCGATCGACAGAACCCTCATCGCTGCCATGTCCAGGAACAACGGTAACATGAAAGTGATGCCCGTGATTTTTCGCCTTGTATTGGCCATTACAATAGGCTTGTTTATTTCTCAGCCTGTAGTATTAATGTTGTTTAAGAAAGACATCGATGCCCAGCTGGAACTTAGCAAACAAACAAAGCTGGATAACTATCGTGCCCAGCTGGTGAAGCTGAACGCCGGACAGGTGAATGGTTTGCAGCAATCGCTCAATGAAGGAAAACTAAAGATCGCCCGTAAGGAAGCGGATCTCAAAGTGTATAAAGACAACTACATCAAAGAAACCGATGGTACCGGCGGTTCAGGAAGGATCGGCGAATCGGCCATCGCCCGCGTGAAGAAAGCTGAATACCTCAAAACCGATGAGGAGCTGCAGGCAATGAAAAGGGAATGGGATCCCAAAGCACAGGAGCTGGAAGCCAAGCTGGCGCAGATGCATACCGCCGACAGCCTGAAGGAAACGGTGTATGTAGGCACACTCACCAATGGATTCCTCGCCCAGATAGAAGCATTGAATGAACTGACAGAAACCCATCCGCCGGTAAAACAACGTTACCGGCTCATCGTTTTTATCATCACGCTGATAGAAGTAATGCCCCTGCTCAGTAAAATACTGATGCCCAAAGGTGAGTACGATGAAAAGCTGGCTGCCGCTACTGCACAGGGAGTGGCTGCTGCAAAACTTGAAACCGAAACAGGGAAAGAACTGCTGGAGCATTATCAGTCGGCAGGCTTGAAGGCAGACAAGGAAATGGTGGATCATATCTTTGAAACCACCGCCGATATACGCCGTGAACAAGCCGATGCACTTGTAAAAGACTGGCGCAGCCGCGAAGATGGACAGTTTCAGCATCTCTGGCAACAGGCCCGGAAATTGTTGCTGGGAAAAATAAGTTAA
- a CDS encoding HAD-IB family phosphatase yields MSKKYYIIDFDSTFTQVEALDELARISLKDHPEREAIYKKIEHLTNQAMEGKLSFRESLAGRVKLLEANKDHLKQLVKHLKKQVSVSFKRNKDFFKQHAGDVLIVSGGFKEFITPVVLPFHIRKENIYANTFVFDKDGKIVGYDAANPLSDEGGKVKLLKDLQLQGEIHGIGDGYSDFQLKESGMIRKFYAFTENIERKSVTEKADHVTPSLDEFLFLNKLPSAISYPKNRILCLVAGEVPESAVKYLKKDGFTIKQVNASDNGKHLEDAVIILASEGEIISAQKLRQAGKLKVIGYLGNSQKHVPHDVCTELGIAVFDNLKKPESIAKRVARFINNGDSFKSSNFPNIQLPAVKNGHRFIHIHHNVPGVMAKVNQVLAEHDINIVSQFLMTNNNIGYVITDTATAYDKQVLKELKKIHNTIQFRVLY; encoded by the coding sequence GTGAGTAAAAAATATTATATAATCGATTTCGATAGTACCTTCACACAGGTGGAAGCGTTGGACGAACTGGCGCGCATCTCTCTCAAAGACCATCCGGAAAGGGAAGCCATTTATAAGAAAATTGAGCACCTGACCAACCAGGCAATGGAAGGGAAACTCTCCTTCCGCGAAAGCCTGGCAGGCAGGGTTAAATTGCTGGAAGCTAATAAAGACCATCTCAAACAACTGGTAAAACACCTGAAAAAACAGGTGTCTGTTTCGTTTAAGAGAAACAAGGATTTCTTTAAACAGCATGCAGGCGATGTACTCATCGTATCAGGTGGATTCAAAGAGTTTATTACACCGGTAGTGCTTCCTTTTCATATCAGGAAAGAGAATATTTATGCAAACACCTTTGTTTTTGATAAAGATGGGAAAATAGTAGGCTATGATGCCGCTAATCCTTTGTCTGATGAAGGCGGAAAAGTAAAGCTGCTAAAGGATCTGCAACTACAGGGTGAAATACATGGTATCGGCGACGGCTATTCTGATTTCCAGCTGAAGGAATCCGGTATGATCCGGAAGTTCTATGCTTTCACCGAAAATATAGAACGGAAATCTGTCACGGAGAAAGCCGACCACGTAACGCCGAGCCTCGATGAGTTCCTGTTCCTGAACAAGTTGCCGTCGGCCATCTCCTATCCCAAGAACCGCATCCTCTGCCTGGTGGCTGGCGAGGTGCCGGAATCCGCAGTGAAGTACCTGAAGAAAGATGGCTTTACCATAAAACAGGTGAATGCATCCGACAATGGAAAACACCTCGAAGATGCGGTGATCATTCTGGCCAGCGAAGGTGAAATCATCTCTGCACAGAAACTTCGTCAGGCTGGAAAACTGAAAGTAATCGGTTATCTGGGAAACAGCCAGAAACATGTGCCACACGACGTTTGCACGGAACTGGGTATTGCTGTGTTTGATAATCTTAAAAAACCAGAATCAATTGCAAAAAGAGTGGCCCGATTTATTAACAATGGAGATTCATTTAAAAGCAGTAACTTTCCAAATATTCAGCTGCCTGCTGTAAAAAATGGCCACCGCTTTATTCACATTCATCACAATGTACCTGGCGTAATGGCAAAAGTAAATCAGGTGCTCGCCGAACATGATATCAATATTGTATCGCAGTTTCTGATGACCAACAACAACATCGGTTACGTGATTACAGATACAGCAACGGCATACGATAAACAGGTGCTGAAAGAACTGAAGAAGATACATAACACCATCCAGTTCAGGGTACTTTACTAA
- a CDS encoding TetR/AcrR family transcriptional regulator encodes MGKAEKTRQFIIEKAAPIFNRQGVAGTSINDILEATKLAKGGVYGNFSSKEEIVMEVFDYIAEQEKQRLRMVTATANTSAGKFEALFDFYAAYPSQKVVPGGCPMLNFGVEADDTNPGLKKKVGELVLYFESRIAAMVQYGKDKGEFRLDWDEKKFAVKMFTMLEGAILVSGVLGHNRQMLVVVDALREEMRQNMR; translated from the coding sequence ATGGGAAAAGCTGAAAAAACACGACAGTTTATCATCGAAAAAGCCGCACCTATTTTCAACCGGCAGGGAGTGGCGGGTACCTCCATCAACGATATATTAGAGGCTACCAAACTGGCTAAGGGTGGGGTGTACGGGAATTTTTCCTCCAAAGAGGAGATCGTAATGGAGGTGTTCGATTATATCGCTGAACAGGAAAAACAACGCCTGAGGATGGTGACGGCAACCGCTAATACTTCCGCAGGCAAATTTGAAGCGTTGTTTGATTTCTATGCTGCCTATCCTTCGCAGAAAGTGGTGCCCGGCGGCTGCCCAATGCTGAACTTCGGCGTAGAGGCGGATGATACGAATCCCGGTCTGAAGAAGAAAGTAGGAGAGCTGGTACTGTACTTCGAATCGCGTATTGCAGCAATGGTACAATACGGAAAGGATAAAGGCGAATTCAGGCTGGATTGGGACGAGAAGAAGTTTGCCGTGAAGATGTTCACCATGCTGGAAGGCGCTATTTTGGTGAGCGGCGTACTGGGGCATAACAGGCAGATGCTGGTGGTAGTGGATGCCCTGAGAGAAGAAATGAGACAAAATATGCGCTGA
- a CDS encoding radical SAM protein — translation MPRYITVTSLLNKTKKRDPWFLDDYTINPYSGCAFNCLYCYIRGSKYGINMAEKLSVKENALPVLRRQLAVRAKKHEQGVVVLSSVTDAYLPIEEKERLTRGILELLLEYRFPVHIITKSPLVLRDLDLLRNISENAILPPDMAGYHHKAFITFSFSTIDPVIGKQFEPGAPDPVLRLQALKTCATAGFMTGVSLMPLLPYITDIPEQLALMYAAFRENGARYVFPASVTLWGDGEADSRQLIMQAVQRYYPQFAESYRRLFLTQAGVPDRYNKALQAAAAEVASRYSLPPYIDQRP, via the coding sequence ATGCCAAGGTATATTACAGTTACATCGCTGCTGAACAAAACCAAAAAACGGGATCCCTGGTTTCTCGACGACTATACCATTAACCCTTACAGTGGCTGCGCATTCAATTGTCTTTATTGTTACATACGCGGCAGTAAATACGGCATCAACATGGCGGAAAAACTATCCGTGAAAGAAAACGCGCTGCCTGTTCTTCGCCGGCAGCTTGCAGTCCGCGCAAAGAAGCACGAACAGGGAGTAGTGGTGCTATCGTCCGTTACAGATGCCTACCTGCCGATAGAAGAAAAAGAACGGCTGACGCGGGGCATACTGGAACTGCTGCTCGAATACCGTTTCCCGGTACATATCATCACCAAATCGCCCCTGGTGCTGCGCGACCTGGATCTCCTGCGCAACATCAGCGAAAACGCCATTTTACCGCCTGATATGGCCGGATACCATCATAAGGCTTTTATTACCTTTTCATTCAGCACCATTGATCCGGTGATAGGAAAACAATTTGAACCCGGTGCACCTGACCCGGTATTACGCTTGCAAGCCCTGAAAACCTGTGCCACAGCAGGATTTATGACAGGCGTCAGTCTCATGCCGCTGTTGCCTTACATTACAGACATACCGGAACAACTGGCGCTGATGTATGCTGCCTTCCGGGAAAACGGCGCCCGCTATGTCTTTCCTGCTTCTGTTACATTATGGGGAGATGGAGAGGCCGACAGCCGGCAGCTGATCATGCAGGCCGTGCAGCGGTATTATCCGCAATTTGCCGAAAGCTACCGGCGCCTGTTTTTAACACAGGCCGGCGTGCCCGATCGTTATAACAAGGCGTTGCAGGCCGCCGCAGCTGAAGTTGCCAGTCGTTACAGCCTGCCTCCATATATTGATCAGCGGCCGTAA
- a CDS encoding alpha/beta hydrolase, translating to MQHKVLPLSLRMTGMLLSAMSRPFPGVTARLFYRLYCTPPALKLKLPHEELRREALQDAWQVSSYPFDDTPLKVSVYRWGAAGPKILLLHGWGGSPLHFKQLISLLVQHGYQVIAYDAPAHGRSDGKRTNLVQWMHVLEQVIQREGPLHAVIGHSMGGLNAALTLARKNVSIPRLIILSAAISAPVFFDDALRLFRIHPVVMPKLKTLIRQRLNEDLTDMDLHRYINGIKAGRIWFAYDTTDTLALSSEIEKFLQAYPTIESFRITGEGHFRIMRNQKVLNGMLEILGEPESH from the coding sequence ATGCAACATAAAGTTTTGCCGTTGTCGCTGCGGATGACGGGTATGTTACTTTCCGCCATGAGCCGGCCTTTCCCCGGCGTTACCGCCCGTTTGTTCTACCGGCTTTACTGCACGCCGCCGGCACTGAAGCTGAAACTACCCCATGAAGAACTGCGCAGGGAAGCATTGCAGGATGCCTGGCAGGTAAGCAGTTATCCTTTCGATGATACGCCGCTGAAGGTGTCTGTGTACCGCTGGGGAGCTGCCGGCCCTAAGATCCTGTTGCTGCATGGCTGGGGCGGAAGTCCGCTGCATTTCAAACAGCTGATCTCATTGCTGGTGCAGCATGGCTACCAGGTCATCGCCTACGATGCGCCGGCGCACGGAAGGTCGGATGGTAAACGCACCAACCTTGTACAATGGATGCATGTACTGGAACAGGTGATTCAACGCGAAGGCCCGCTCCACGCTGTAATCGGCCATTCTATGGGCGGACTCAATGCCGCGCTCACCCTGGCCCGCAAAAATGTAAGTATCCCCCGCCTGATCATTCTCAGTGCTGCTATCAGCGCACCGGTATTCTTCGACGATGCGCTCAGGCTATTCCGCATCCATCCCGTAGTGATGCCCAAACTGAAAACCCTCATACGGCAACGGCTCAACGAAGATCTGACAGACATGGACCTGCACCGGTACATCAATGGTATCAAAGCAGGCCGGATATGGTTCGCGTACGATACTACCGATACCCTGGCACTGTCGTCCGAAATTGAAAAATTCCTGCAGGCTTATCCCACTATAGAATCATTCCGTATCACGGGCGAAGGCCACTTCAGAATTATGCGTAATCAGAAGGTACTGAATGGCATGCTGGAAATACTTGGGGAACCGGAAAGTCATTAG
- a CDS encoding proline dehydrogenase family protein, translated as MEKQLSLSFDDTAIAFEAKTDKALKKANFLFSNIGKPWLVKLGAVMTPLAFKLGLPVKGIIKNTIFSQFCGGESLEEAATTALELGNYHVAATLDYGVEAMDGEESYDAAVPEFIRAIQYAGSRPDIPFIAIKITGFARFGLLEKIHSKETLTPAEQEEYAHVRKRVLAIAEAGAKHDVGILIDAEESWIQDAVDALTDEMMSLFNKGKVVIYNTFQMYCHDRYPFLQVSLQKAEREGYLLGAKLVRGAYMEKENKRASENNYPTPIQPNKAATDKDFDAAVEFCIDNIDKLAVFIGTHNENSCMLAARLLDDKELPHNHPHVSFAQLLGMSDNITFNLAHAGYNVSKYLPYGPVKDVMPYLIRRAQENTSIAGQMGRELALIRKEMKRRGI; from the coding sequence ATGGAAAAGCAGCTATCTTTATCTTTTGATGATACGGCTATTGCATTTGAGGCAAAGACCGACAAGGCACTGAAAAAGGCCAATTTTCTTTTCAGTAATATTGGCAAGCCATGGTTAGTGAAATTAGGTGCAGTCATGACGCCCCTTGCCTTTAAACTGGGCCTGCCGGTTAAGGGTATCATTAAGAACACCATCTTCTCCCAGTTTTGTGGTGGTGAATCGTTGGAAGAAGCGGCAACTACTGCACTGGAACTGGGTAATTATCATGTGGCAGCCACGCTCGATTACGGAGTGGAAGCCATGGACGGAGAAGAAAGCTATGATGCTGCTGTTCCCGAATTTATCCGCGCTATCCAATATGCCGGCTCCCGCCCGGATATTCCCTTCATTGCGATTAAAATAACCGGCTTTGCCCGTTTCGGACTGCTGGAAAAGATACACAGTAAGGAAACACTTACGCCCGCCGAACAGGAAGAGTATGCGCATGTACGCAAACGCGTACTGGCTATCGCCGAAGCTGGCGCCAAACACGATGTAGGCATCCTCATAGATGCAGAAGAGTCATGGATTCAGGATGCTGTGGATGCGCTGACAGACGAAATGATGTCGCTCTTCAACAAAGGTAAAGTAGTGATCTATAATACCTTCCAGATGTATTGCCACGACCGCTACCCGTTCCTGCAGGTTTCTTTACAAAAAGCCGAACGGGAAGGCTATCTCCTGGGAGCAAAACTGGTGCGGGGTGCATACATGGAAAAAGAAAACAAACGTGCCTCCGAAAATAACTATCCAACACCGATACAGCCCAACAAAGCTGCTACGGATAAGGACTTCGATGCTGCAGTGGAATTCTGCATCGATAACATCGATAAACTGGCTGTATTCATCGGTACCCACAACGAAAACAGCTGCATGCTGGCAGCCCGCCTTCTTGACGATAAAGAACTCCCACATAATCACCCGCATGTCAGCTTTGCCCAATTGCTGGGTATGAGCGATAACATCACTTTCAACCTGGCGCATGCCGGCTATAACGTTTCCAAATACCTGCCTTACGGCCCCGTGAAAGATGTGATGCCTTACCTGATCCGCCGGGCGCAGGAAAACACCTCCATAGCCGGACAAATGGGCCGCGAACTGGCGCTCATCCGGAAGGAGATGAAGAGAAGAGGGATTTAA
- a CDS encoding LytTR family DNA-binding domain-containing protein — translation MKMTAIAIDDEPVALAVIKNHAAKVPFLEMKGFFTNAFDAIDFLSKEKVDLLFLDIKMPDISGLDFLSSLPHPPMTVFTTAYSEHAVKSFELDAIDYLLKPFSLIRFMKACNKANNLLQLKQQNNAGAGVVVKEQPEYIFVKSGYEQFRVVLEEILYLESAGNYVNFILADRKLISRLSMQEAVDLLPTGAFTRVHRSYIVANNKIERADRNSLYIRNIPIPIGAAYAPAIERIFNL, via the coding sequence ATGAAGATGACTGCTATTGCGATTGATGATGAACCGGTGGCCCTGGCTGTTATTAAAAATCATGCTGCCAAGGTACCTTTTCTTGAAATGAAAGGCTTTTTTACCAACGCTTTTGATGCGATCGATTTTTTAAGCAAAGAAAAAGTAGACCTGCTTTTCCTCGATATAAAAATGCCCGATATTTCCGGCCTCGATTTCCTGTCGAGCCTGCCGCATCCGCCCATGACCGTTTTTACCACCGCCTATTCCGAACATGCCGTTAAAAGCTTCGAGCTGGATGCGATCGATTATCTGCTGAAACCTTTTTCGCTGATCCGTTTCATGAAAGCATGTAATAAGGCTAACAACCTGCTGCAATTGAAACAGCAGAACAATGCAGGAGCCGGTGTAGTGGTGAAAGAACAGCCGGAATATATATTCGTGAAAAGTGGCTATGAGCAATTCCGCGTGGTACTGGAGGAAATTCTCTACCTGGAAAGCGCGGGTAACTATGTGAACTTCATTCTGGCCGATCGTAAACTGATCTCACGCCTTTCCATGCAGGAAGCAGTTGACCTGCTGCCAACCGGCGCGTTTACCAGGGTACACCGCTCTTATATTGTAGCAAATAATAAAATTGAACGGGCCGATCGTAACTCCCTTTACATCAGAAATATTCCTATTCCTATCGGAGCTGCCTATGCGCCGGCAATAGAACGGATCTTTAATTTGTAA